The following are encoded together in the Novipirellula caenicola genome:
- a CDS encoding ATP-binding protein, with the protein MDVKVGYYRRPCPYGYRSDPRRTCNCLPTQIEKYMGKISGPLMDRIDIHIEVPAVPFDELSSPARGGSTSAQMRADVVKAREGQLARFGNGAIQYNAQMSSRQVRQFCKLNWPCQHMLRHSVEEMGLSARAHDKILRVARTIADVAGDESIDESHLAEAIGYRSLDRDFWS; encoded by the coding sequence ATTGACGTTAAGGTCGGATATTACAGACGCCCGTGTCCCTATGGTTACCGCAGCGACCCCCGTCGAACGTGCAACTGTTTGCCGACTCAGATCGAAAAATACATGGGAAAGATTTCAGGTCCGCTGATGGATCGGATCGACATTCATATCGAAGTCCCCGCGGTTCCGTTCGATGAACTTTCATCGCCCGCACGTGGTGGATCCACCAGTGCCCAGATGCGAGCGGATGTCGTGAAAGCTCGCGAAGGCCAACTGGCTCGGTTCGGCAACGGTGCGATCCAGTACAACGCACAAATGAGTAGCCGGCAAGTACGACAATTCTGCAAATTGAATTGGCCGTGCCAGCATATGTTGCGGCACAGTGTCGAGGAGATGGGATTATCGGCGCGAGCTCATGACAAGATCCTGCGAGTGGCAAGAACGATCGCCGACGTTGCCGGTGACGAATCGATCGACGAATCGCACCTCGCCGAAGCGATCGGCTACCGCAGCCTAGACCGCGACTTTTGGAGCTAA